DNA from Antennarius striatus isolate MH-2024 chromosome 1, ASM4005453v1, whole genome shotgun sequence:
TAATGTTAATGGTGTGTTTACACAGAAAGTCGAGCAGCTTTGTGTTGCACTTACTTAAAATCAATCACAAAATCAATCCGTAGTACAAATTCACATGAATTTGCTCCCTGTGAAAAGAAGGGTGCAGAGACACTACAAATCAGCTGTTGGCCTTTTCAAACTcattaaaaaattgaaatatttacATCTTCAAATGTGTTATTTACCCCATTTAAAGTAATCCTGTTTACAGACCAGCAAATAAACCAACAGCAGTAGAAACATTGCCCCCTTAATATAACCATTAATCCATGGGCAAGACTGAAACATGTTAAGCTCATGTCTGAATATCACATTAATGTCAGTCAGATTTCTAAGATTTTATAGAACCTAATGATGTTGGTTGCCCAGAGCAACTGGCATCCTCATTCCTGCATTGCAAAGTGGTGTGTCTGAGAGAGTGATTTTCACCATTATGCCTGAGTGCAGCAGCCTGTCTTTGGTCATAATTTGATGGTAATTCACATCCTGAGGTTCTGCCACATGACTACAGGTCATGTGGCAGAACCTCAGGACGTTTCTCTCAGATTCCAGGCTCATGTGGTGAATCCAGTCACATTTTCCTCCAGCCTTTCATGGAGGAAGAATGTTTGGAGTTATGGTTAGGCTCAAGTGAAACCCCAGCCAAATCTGGAAGACAACAGTCTGAAGTATCATGTTGTGGGAGTGATGCGTAGAAATGACATCACATCTGATTAAAGATATAGAAACTAAATGGTAGAAGTATCTTGATATGCAAAGCAGGTCCCTTTAACACCCTCatcccttttttattttcatttgagttTGCCTGATAAACTGCTTAGTATCATTGCTTGATGACTTGTTTCTGGTTTTTCAAGTTACGAGGtcaacacagaaataaatgtcaagACCTGAGACAGCATTTGTGTTCCCAGCTCTGACATTCcattaaattaatatatttttgtacTTGATTCTACATGTGAAATACTTCTTGTGTATAGTCATCATTTTATTAGTCTAGCATATGCATGAATGAAGTGTAATTTCTGTGATCCTGTCCTGCCTACAGGTGGTTGCGGGGCCATGTATGAGGTGCACATAGAGTCCAGTGAGTTCAAAGGGAAAAGGACAATTCAGCAACACCAGTTAGTCAATCAGGTATCATCTTATCATGTATAAATCATACTAAcaacatgttgaacattttgcTTGTAGCATGTCAAAATAAGTCTCAGGAGCAGTTCAGAGTTATGTATTGTACAGTtgtaacttttttaaaaagtgatcaTTGCTACATTGTTTTCCCCTTGACTGGGTGCCATGTTTATGAAACCCTTTTAGATGTTTAGCTTTGTATTAGTTCATTTTTACTTCACTCATCACTGTGTTGTATTTGTTCTTCTCCAGGCACTCAAGGAGGAAATTCAGGGAATGCACGGACTGCGAATATTCACGGACGTTCCAAAAGATTGAAGTCCCTCCACTGTTGACCTACAACATTTCTTTCCTATTATGAATGAGCTGTTTAAAGGATGCTGTTGTGTTGTAGATTAATTACGTGATTATTGTTACTTTGCCAGTAGTGGGACTGCAGTGGAGCATTTTCTAGTTGAGATTTTGTTACGATTTGAGTCCTTTCAGGTTGAGGACGATTATCCTGATACATTAAATGAGCACTTGAAGATGATGTGAATACAACCACTTTGAAATCATTGGCCAGTCCAGAGTTGTGATGTCATTCTCTTTCATTTGATGCCTCTGTCATGGCATTCTTGCTGATCTCATGCCACTTTAAAGGAGTGGATTAGTTTCACAAGGGAGCAACCATTTAAGTTTAGCAGAATGAAGCCGTTATGGCTGTGTCTCTAAGGACCTTTTTGAGATTGAAGACTATCCACAAAATTAACCAAATAACTGTTCCATAAGGAAACAGTACCTTAGTACTAGCCTGACTATATATTGATGTAGTACCAGCAGAAGTTATGCCATTTTGCAATGTCTTGGTGAATTAGAAGACAAGAAACGTAAGCATATAAATTCTAAAGGTATTACTTGAATATAAAACGTTCTCACACTGCATCCATCAGAGATGTTTGTCATCAGTACATGATccacaaatcaatttcacatCATTCTtgtcaaaatttttaaaattgtgtcaGTTTGAAAGATGTATTATGAATCGTGCATGTAGGGATGGTAGTGCCTCTGAAATATCTTCATCAATCATAAATCCTAATTCACTTTGGCAAAAAAGTGACGGTGACAAAAGAAAGTTCTTGGAGGACTGAGTCGGAAAAAGGACAGAAGAATCCTCTCACCAGCTGCTTCCACAAAGTTAGAGGCTAATCGCTATTGTCACTATGTCACTATTGGACTGATTATTGTGCTGCATAGGGCTTATTACTATTTGCTTGTGTTATAAGCACACCCTTTTCTGTGCTTTGTCTTTCTCTAAGTCCTAACCTGtctgtcttcacacacacacacacacacacacatggttcaCTCAAAGCACAGACAGATGTGGTTTTCTTGGTCCTGGTATTTTTCATGAGTTCTTTCCAAATCCAATTGAAACTTAAATAAGGTGACAACAAAATATAGACcatattaacattaacaaaaatcATGTGGAATAAggattttataaaaataaaaataccaccATGGCTATATACTGCAAAGGTTTGTTATAACAGGTCACCTCTTATTAAGCTTTTTTGGGAGTAGCTTTTACTTTGCAGGCCATTATCCCTCAGTGGGAATGGGTGCTTCAGATTTTAAAGACTATAGAGTCACACTAGAACCACAGACCAGAAAGAATTATTGTGGAAAAACACGTACTTCACCCAAAGCTACAGGAAATCTTGCAGATTTTACCCATGCAGTAGCTCCTGAATCCAATCTACCTACCCACctacatgaaaagaaaatttaTAATAACCCTGTAATAATGATATACTGTAATGCTTTACCAGGAAATGTATGAGAATTGTAAATAACTTTTTACATGAGTAACCAGCTTTGACCAAAATGACATAAACATGTCCCTAAGAACTAACTCTGAAGAACAGTTACAGGGAAACACATAAACAAATCAACAAAGCACTGACAGGAGAGGATGGAAGTGTTTTAATGCTGATCTCAGTGCGCTTTGACTGCACTGAGATGAAGAGACGGTGGAACTGTCACATCTGTAACTCATTAATACTAAGAATGACAAAACTCAAGTAAATATTCTACAAATTTTCTCTGTTACATGAACAACAAGTATAGTTGATAATTTTCTGAAAACAGTTGTTCTGAAGTTCTAGAACTTTTCATCATGTGGCTTAAATACAAAACAGTAGAAGAGAAAGTTTGTATTGTGAGtatctctctgtgtgtgaatCTGCGACCCAGAATGACAATAAGAAACCAAAGCACTCAGTAGAACACAAGAGATGAGGCATGGGACGagcaaagaaatgaaaaaataaatccaggaTCATGTCATGAGATGAGATGTAAAATGGCTCAAGAGGTATTTTATATTATCAAGGACAtctacagtaataaaaaaatgcaaatttttatCTCAGAATAAACCAAAGCTATATCTGGGTTTTTTGTATCTCTTTCAGCCATCATGCTGCACAGAATGACTTGTTAATAGAGCATCAACAAGCTTCACAGACCAGAGCTGCAAGAATGATCTAGTAACTATTGGAGGTTGCCATGGAACCATAGAGAGGCGTTGTAATGACCATTCAGTTTTAAGGGAACTAAAGTTCcaccaaaaaaattttcaaacaaATTATCGATTTATTTTGTGAGTCAGATTCAGCGTGTGAACAAAATAGTGGAACTTTTTACAGTATAATAAACCGATGGAATTAAGTTTGTCCACTTGgtaccagcaggtggcgcaCTTTTGAACGTGTAGAAGTAGAGCCAACTAACGGTGACGGTGAGTGAATTACATTTCCGATCCTTTTTACAGCAAACTTAAGTTGAATAACCCGTTATCTCtttgtttgaatttaaaataaaaaacaatcacgAATGAAATCGTGCATAAATGAATGAGTGTCGGCGGTGAGATCTCGGGGTGGACAACACCTGCGCACAGGCTGCTCGCCACATCCCTCTGAGCCCCGGGTGGGAGCGCAGAGCCACAGCATCTCGTCTCCGGCATGGATAAGGAAGGAGCGGGCATGGCAGAGGAAACCGAGTGCATGATAGATAAAAACGTGGGGATGGATGCAGAAAACGTGGAATCATCAGGCAATGGCAAAGAAATGCGAGCGGTGATGCTGGCGGGGTTTGGAGGTCTTAACAAACTCCGAGTAACCAAGAAGGTGATGCCGGAGCTCCAGGATGGTGAAGTGAAGATCCGCGTCAAAGCATGGTAAATATGAAAACAGCATAACATTTTGGATACACATTCACAAGAATAAGTCGTTTGCAGAAGCCACAGGTCTCTTCTGGAGGATGCCTGACTGCAGCCCATTCACAATAAGCCAAATCAAGTGTTCTATGTGCAAACTGGATTGACGTGGCATCCATCAGACTGTTGCAGACAGTTTTGTCTGCATGCTGTTCACAAActtagataattttttttttaaataaaaaatgcaggTTTATTGAGAATGCCTGATCCCACATTCACGGGGGAATAACCAGTGACTCATTGAGgacaataaataatttatttgcaaGGTGATTCCCAAATGTCTTAACAGTTAATACTCcaaatttgtgttatttttaatagATGCCAGTATAAAGATATTATTTCCTTTAATGCAAATTatatgtttgttcttttttttttgcagcggtTTGAATTTCCTTGATTTAATGGTGCGTCAGGGAACAATAGATAATCCTCCAAAACCTCCTCTTGTTCCTGGGTTTGAATGCTCTGGAATAGTTGAGTCAGTgggtaaaaacacaacaggattTGAGGTAAGTATAATTAAAGAAGTCCTCCCACCCATCAGGGacttaattctttttttttttccaggagtGTCTGCTTGTTTTCTACTacttttcaacacatttttttccagataGGAGACAGAGTCATGGCTTTTGTGAATTACAATGCTTGGGCTGAGGTTGTCTGCACACCGGCGGAGCTTGTCTACAAGATGCCAGATGAAATGACTTTtgcagaagctgctgctttCTGCCTGAACTTTGTGGCTGCCTACTTGATGCTCTTTGAGGTTGCCAACCTACGAGAGGGAATGTCAGTGTTGGTCCACTCTGCAGGAGGCGCAGTAGTAAGTACAACCCATATCTGACAGTTACACAACCAaaatccatccacccatccatatatccatccattttcgtGGTTCTAAATTTCATCATGGCTGATTATTTCATACCCATAAGAGAAGGTTTGTGAGCTGTtactttattattgttgtttatgttaCAGTTCAAAAGGGAAATATTTAAcaatttgttaaattatttcattctgAAACTTCTTGAACATCTCGAGTAAATCATATATTCTTGActagaaacaaaagaaatgcataatcattcaaaaacattcaaGGGAAAGCATTGAGCAAAtagttttttaaatataattttggttttgcatttgtgttgttttcaaaGTGTTTCAACTGCTTGTTATTTTCAGGGTCAAGCTGTGGCTCAGCTGTGCACCACCGTTCCCAATGTCACGGTGTTTGGAATCGCCTCATGTTTCAAACAAGCAGCCATTAGAGACTCTGTGACTCACCTGTTTGACAGAAATATTGATTACATGCAAGAAGTCAAAAAGTAAGTTgtattattagttattattatttattaatattattaatattatttattaatattattatttattaatattatattaatattattagttattattattgtattattagttataattattattattattagaaggATATCTTTTTCTCTTTGATATTTACACAGTTAATATATTACCAGTGCACCATCGCGCAGGGTCACCATTGCAGGTTTTTCCTGTGCACTCGTGTGGTGACGTGGACCTCAGCTGGTTTAAAAGAACTGTGCAAGGATGGTGGTGTTACCTGTTGCCGTTATTTTGGTCGTGCACGACTGTGGTCCCCATGGCAACGTACAGCTCATCACAGGGAGCAGCAACACTGTGTGGGACGGAGGTCTCCACTGGAAATGTGGAACAACTGGGTCAATTAGAGCTGAGCATTGTTTCCATACACATTCCATTCATAACGCAGCTTGTTGCTGGTGAGGTCACACTCTGGAGAAAACAGATTGCAGCAAACACAGAGTGAGGTTTGATGGGATATGACATGTATTTGCTGCgatttaatgttttatattaattCGCTATGGAGCTCACTACTGTTTGACTCtgcttcagtgatttttttgaaTGCATTACTGAGTCAAGCAAACAggatatatataaatataccaGAAATATTGGAAACATTCTGCATGACTTTCCCCTTATAAACATGGACATTCAAATAATTTTGGTGAGCACCGGCGGTTTCAGGCTGTCTACCTAGATATCACCAGCGGTTCTGGATTAATTTGCCTTTCATCTCTTTGTCCGACACATTCTTTTCAGGATCAAGAGTAAAGTACAGCTAAAttagtctcttttttttttcttttttctttttttttacaaaaggcaCAACAACCATGTGAATCACAAGACCACCAAGCAGTTCAGCCAAGCAGGTGTCCGGGGCAAGAAGGCAGAACGTAGGGAATTACTGCCCTCCCCCTGATAATAACATGCTGTTCATTCTTTCATATATTTGCCTATAATGATTCTCAGTATCACAATCTTTTCTGTCAGATTATGTGTGCAAATCAACCGTTTAACATGTCATATGATGTAAAGGATGATGAGGAGTAGTGTGGGAACGATAAAGCATCAATGAGCTCTTCTTCAGAGTTTGTTCTGCAGCTTTTCCTCATAATGCTTCAGAGAATCACTGTTTGCAATCCATgaatagacaaaaaaattaaagctgcTGCAGAGCTGGACTGAATATATCAACTAATATACGTATACTGTAAATGATTTGCATAAGAAAATGAGCAGATGGGGTGAGCTACCATCCCAAAACCTCTGTATGGGATGACCTGGGAATGAGACAAATCATTTATGTTTATCCAGAATCAGTCGCTCCACCTTCCACTGATTAATAACTGGACAGAAAATTAGTCTGCAGCTATTTTAGGGCTGCAACTcgttttcattattattgtatCTTCTGAATATTTCCAGGATTAATTGAAGTCATAATTCCCCATGGTCAGGTCATCAAGTTCTGTGTCTTTCCCCAAGTCTCTGCCCACAGGGCAGACATATCCAGTCTACAGTATAATGCAAAGAAAAGCAGGAAACCTGTTGCTCTGCTGACTTTCAgtaatgttttttaatcaatttttatCATCAAAGCATTTTTGACAGTCACATGAATCCCTTTTAAAGCAACAATGAATCTGGTTGGAGTTTCTTTTCCTTTGCTAAtgaaatagttttgtttttttaagacatGAACTGGAGCTCTGGGGAATTGTCGGGTAGATTTTTCATTACTTTATGCATGATGAACTAAATGATTCATTGAAAATAATGTACG
Protein-coding regions in this window:
- the vat1l gene encoding synaptic vesicle membrane protein VAT-1 homolog-like; amino-acid sequence: MDKEGAGMAEETECMIDKNVGMDAENVESSGNGKEMRAVMLAGFGGLNKLRVTKKVMPELQDGEVKIRVKACGLNFLDLMVRQGTIDNPPKPPLVPGFECSGIVESVGKNTTGFEIGDRVMAFVNYNAWAEVVCTPAELVYKMPDEMTFAEAAAFCLNFVAAYLMLFEVANLREGMSVLVHSAGGAVGQAVAQLCTTVPNVTVFGIASCFKQAAIRDSVTHLFDRNIDYMQEVKKISPEGVDVVLDCLCGENTGKGLTLLKPLGTYILYGASNMVTGETKSFFSFAKSWWQVEKVNPIKLYEENKVMAGFSLLNLLFKHGKCSLVRSVMDKLLCLYEEKKIKPVVDSLWALEEVKEAMQRIHDRGNIGKLILDIEKSPTPLMASDSTETSEAGEEEEEEEEEPEGDNDSKERMPFIH